The Ammospiza nelsoni isolate bAmmNel1 chromosome 10, bAmmNel1.pri, whole genome shotgun sequence genome includes a region encoding these proteins:
- the FBXL12 gene encoding F-box/LRR-repeat protein 12 translates to MAARPALPDSVLVQVLALLPLRDRLRAARVCRRWQQLAQDRAVWTHVDLSPHRISRRTLWHLVRHRLPDSLSTLRMRGAPRSGGKQRLLSPALLAALRKRCPQLHRLCLTETDLRHVPYESMPASVTTLELSLCDIPDAWFCVSPSVPPPQVQHLAIHSIPTFSDHHLLDISSQNHLKTLSLCGTYGVTDMGIQAAAPHLEELERLTLRHCIIGDAAMVFIGRHMKQLRYLEISNAYFLTNRGLVAIVTLEHLETLCLDLYDLVSLGTVIALLQVLPRLNHLKLGGTCFEDELLGKIQENFPHCTISHTL, encoded by the exons ATGGCGGCGCGGCCGGCCCTGCCCGACTCGGTGCTGGTGCaggtgctggcgctgctgccgctgcGGGACCGGCTGCGAGCGGCCAG GGTGTGCCGGCGGTGGCAGCAGCTGGCGCAGGACCGAGCGGTCTGGACACATGTGGATCTGAGCCCTCACCGG ATCAGCCGCCGCACGCTGTGGCACCTGGTGCGGCACCGCCTCCCCGACAGCCTGAGCACGCTGCGGATGCGGGGCGCGCCTCGCTCCGGCGGCAAGCAGCGGCTCCTCTCGCCggcactgctggctgccctTCGGAAGCGCTGCCCCCAGCTCCATCGGCTGTGCCTGACCGAGACCGACCTCCGCCATGTCCCGTACGAGAGCATGCCCGCCTCTGTCACCACGCTGGAGCTGAGCCTCTGCGACATCCCCGACGCCTGGTTCTGCGTGTCCCCTTCGGTGCCGCCGCCACAGGTACAACACCTCGCTATCCACAGCATTCCCACCTTTTCTGACCATCATCTTCTTGACATTTCCTCACAGAACCACTTGAAGACGCTGAGCCTTTGCGGCACCTACGGCGTCACTGATATGGGGATCCAAGCGGCAGCTCCgcacctggaggagctggaacGCCTGACCCTGCGGCACTGCATCATTGGCGATGCTGCCATGGTGTTCATCGGGCGGCACATGAAGCAGCTCCGCTACCTGGAAATCAGCAACGCCTACTTCCTGACAAACAGGGGGCTGGTGGCTATCGTGACACTGGAGCACCTGGAGACACTGTGCCTTGACCTCTATGATTTGGTCTCCCTTGGTACTGTTATCGCTTTGCTGCAAGTGCTGCCTCGCCTGAACCACCTCAAATTAGGTGGAACTTGCTTTGAAGATGAACTCCTCGGTAAAATCCAGGAGAATTTTCCACATTGCACCATATCTCACACTCTGTGA
- the SFT2D3 gene encoding vesicle transport protein SFT2C, which produces MADLGRQLHEYLAQSKAAAAATGPSAVPAAPAAGGSQEEARDGGGLRAWLGALNPFPPGSAPGATVWPWTGEEDPWLPGLSRWQRLAGSGLCVLLAALCFGLAGLCVPLLLLRARKFALLWSLGSLCALGAAALLRGPARLVREPGRGALLYLGALFGTLYAALALRSTALTALGAAAQLGIAATALLAALPGGAAGLRRLAGLLRAAVCGRGKAALPL; this is translated from the coding sequence ATGGCGGACCTGGGCCGGCAGCTGCACGAGTACCTCGCGCAGTCCAAGGCCGCTGCTGCCGCCACCGGCCCCAGCGCGGTCCCCGCAGCGCCGGCGGCCGGCGGCTCGCAGGAGGAGGCGAGGGACGGCGGCGGGCTGCGGGCCTGGCTGGGGGCGCTGAACCCGTTCCCGCCGGGCAGTGCCCCGGGCGCCACGGTGTGGCCTTGGACGGGAGAGGAGGACCCGTGGCTGCCGGGGCTGTCGCGCTGGCAGCGGCTGGCGGGCAGCGGGCTGTGCGTGCTTCTGGCCGCGCTGTGCTTCGGGCTGGCCGGGCTGTGcgtgccgctgctgctgctgcgcgCCCGCAAGTTCGCGCTGCTCTGGTCGCTGGGCTCGCTCTGCGCGCTGGGCGCCGCCGCGCTGCTCCGCGGGCCCGCCCGCCTGGTGCGGGAGCCCGGCCGCGGGGCGCTGCTCTACCTCGGCGCGCTCTTCGGGACGCTGTACGCCGCGCTGGCGCTGCGCAGCACCGCGCTCACCGCGCTGGGCGCCGCCGCGCAGCTCGGCATCGCCGCCACCGCGCTCCTGGCCGCGCTGCCCGGAGGTGCCGCCGGCCTGCGCCGCCTGGCCGGGCTGCTCCGCGCCGCCGTGTGCGGCCGAGGCAAGGCGGCGCTGCCGCTGTGA